Sequence from the Desulfonispora thiosulfatigenes DSM 11270 genome:
AATAAAGAGTGTAAACAATACAAAACCCATAAATATATCTAAGGTTTTACCTTTTTCTAAAGGGTAAAACCTTTTTAATTTTGATGAGATTTTAAAATAAATAAATCACGGACAAGAAAACTGAAGGATATAGAAATTTTTTATCGAATATATAAATGTAGATATAGAAAGTTTAATGAAAGGTAGGTGTAAAAAGCATATTTCAAAAAATCAGGCATATTAAATAAAGGGAATGCTAATATTGCAATTATTAATATACTATTATTGGAGGAATTATCATGCAAATAGAGTATGAAATAACGAATGACGATATACTAGACTTTAAAATGCATACAGCCGAAAATACTAAATCGATACAACAATATTTATATTTTAGTCGCTATGTTGTAGCTTGTATTTTTTTAGCTACTCCTTTTATTATAAATGGATTTAGAGGAGATTCTTTAAATAAATTATTACCTTTATTTACGATACCATTTTTTTTATGGATTATTTTTTATCCTGTTTATCATAAAAACAAGTATAAAAGATTTTTTACAAAAAATATGGAAAAGGGCAAAGATTATAAAGAACTAATTGGAAAACATAGCGTAACAGTTGGCCCCAAAAAGGTAATTGATATAAATACAAAAGGTGAATCTAAATTTAAATGGAATGAAGTTGTTAAAGTAGATAAAAACAAACAGAATGCTTTTATTTATACTTCTGAGACTAAGGCTATTATTATTCCAGCAAGAACATTTGAAAATCAAAATAGTTTTAATGAATTTATAAAGACAATAAAAAAATATTTTAACGAAGCAAAACATAAATGAAACAATTAAATTAGTGCAAACTTTATTTTAAATCTCAAGAAAACATCTCTTTTAAACATTATAGAGGTGTTTTTTGTGTTTTTCTTGTGTTTTATATAAAAGGTTATCACCCTTAAAGAAATTACTCATACCCTATAATAAAAAAAGAAAGGGTGGTGTTTTATGGAAATACAATTATCATTGATACATTGGATATATTTATTTTTTGTTTTTCTAATAATGGCCATTATGATTATGAGAAGAGACACAAGTTTAGCTTGTATAATCGGGATATTTTTAATAGGTTTTACAGTCAATCACTCCATACCAGAATCTATAATTGGAGTGTTTAATAGTTTTGTATATGCTATTACGAGTCTTTTACCTACAATATTAATTATTTCAGTTATAGTATCGATGAGTAAAATACTTACAGAAACAGGGATTAATGAGGTTATGATTACTCCTTTTGCTAAGATAATTCATACACCGACAATGGCGTATTGGGTTATAGGTTTAGTGATGATGGTTATATCTTGGTTTTTCTGGCCTTCACCAGCTGTTGCCTTAATTGGTGCTGTGCTTATTCCTGTAGCCATAAAGGCTGGATTACCTGCATTAGGGGGAGCTATGGCTATGAACTTATTTGGTCATGGGATAGCCTTATCGAGTGACTTTGTTATTCAAGGAGCTCCAAAGCTTACAGCTGATGCTGCTGGTATTCCTGTTGAAAGTGTTATCACAGCAAGTATGCCTTTAGTGTTAATTATGGGTATTGTGACAACTGTGACAGCATTTATTTTAATTAAAAGAGATATGAAAAATGGAAGCTTAGTAAACGAACAAATTGAGGATGATAGTAAAGATGAAGAGGTAATAGATATAAAAGGCAATATAAGCATCTCTTGGAAAAGGATATTTGCTATTTCAATACCTATAATATTTATAATTAACGTACTAATTATGAATAGGTTAGAATTAAGAGGAGGAGATGCAACTGCATTAATTGGAGGGTCGGCAATATTTATTTTATTGCTAATATCCATTAAAACTCATAGGGGGAACTCTCTAGAAGAAATAACTAGATATATTATTCATGGATTACAATTTGGTTTCAAGGTTTTTGGTCCAGTTATTCCAATTGCAGCATTCTTTTATTTAGGGGATGAAGGTTTTATTTCAATATTTGGGAATATTTTACCGGAAAATTCACATGGAATTGTAAATGACTTAGGTATAGCTTTAGCTCATTCAGTACCGTTAAATGAAGTACTTAGTGTTATTACTTTAACTATAGTTGGAGCTATCACAGGTCTTGATGGTTCTGGATTTTCTGGTATTTCTCTGGCGGGATCTGTAGCTA
This genomic interval carries:
- a CDS encoding YcxB family protein, with translation MQIEYEITNDDILDFKMHTAENTKSIQQYLYFSRYVVACIFLATPFIINGFRGDSLNKLLPLFTIPFFLWIIFYPVYHKNKYKRFFTKNMEKGKDYKELIGKHSVTVGPKKVIDINTKGESKFKWNEVVKVDKNKQNAFIYTSETKAIIIPARTFENQNSFNEFIKTIKKYFNEAKHK